In Marinicauda algicola, one DNA window encodes the following:
- a CDS encoding alpha/beta hydrolase-fold protein: MKPALAALLLLAACAPQGSPPAEAPGRTQEQSMTQITVIATVPEGAGEIYLTGNLDELGPWRADGLLMSGEGRERRASVLVPEGTLFEFKITGGSWDREGTGPSGTVLPNFTHRAEGEAGEARVEIVDFKHPPEAYIADPQGSGVLGTLIYWTDLDSAFLETTRHVSIWLPPGYEAEPEKRYPVLYMHDGQNLFDPRIANTGTDWGIDEAMMANVEAGLHGPAIVVGIWSTNRRGYELSPWHGGPDYARMIVEEIRPRVDAAFRTLDGPANTFTMGSSMGGLISQYLVREYPDVFGACGCVSTHVPLSPAMARDFLGLEGGPVLESPDKPYLIAEIEAGAQIPANVRMFFDHGTQTLDANYGPGHAAIRDWLLAQGLSEGEDFIVRTYEGAAHNEASWRARAGDQLAFLLAGH, translated from the coding sequence ATGAAGCCCGCTCTCGCCGCGCTCCTCCTCCTGGCCGCCTGCGCCCCGCAGGGCAGCCCGCCCGCCGAGGCGCCGGGCAGGACTCAGGAGCAGTCGATGACGCAGATCACGGTGATCGCCACCGTGCCGGAGGGGGCCGGGGAGATCTATCTCACCGGCAACCTGGACGAGCTCGGCCCCTGGCGGGCGGACGGCCTGCTGATGTCCGGCGAGGGCCGCGAGCGGCGCGCGAGCGTCCTCGTGCCCGAAGGCACGCTCTTCGAGTTCAAGATCACGGGCGGCAGCTGGGACCGCGAGGGCACCGGCCCCTCGGGCACGGTCCTGCCGAACTTCACCCACAGGGCGGAAGGCGAGGCAGGCGAGGCGCGCGTCGAGATCGTCGACTTCAAGCACCCGCCGGAGGCCTATATCGCCGACCCGCAGGGATCGGGCGTGCTCGGCACGCTGATCTACTGGACCGATCTGGACTCGGCCTTCCTGGAGACCACCCGCCACGTCTCGATCTGGCTGCCGCCAGGCTACGAGGCCGAGCCGGAGAAGCGCTACCCGGTCCTCTACATGCATGACGGTCAGAACCTGTTCGACCCGCGCATCGCCAATACCGGCACCGACTGGGGCATCGACGAGGCGATGATGGCCAATGTCGAGGCCGGGCTTCACGGACCCGCCATCGTGGTTGGCATCTGGAGCACGAACCGGCGCGGCTACGAGCTCTCGCCCTGGCACGGCGGGCCGGACTACGCGCGCATGATCGTGGAGGAGATCAGGCCGCGCGTCGACGCGGCCTTCCGCACGCTGGACGGACCCGCGAACACCTTCACCATGGGCTCGTCGATGGGCGGGCTGATCTCGCAATACCTGGTGCGCGAATATCCGGACGTCTTCGGCGCCTGCGGCTGCGTCTCGACCCACGTGCCCCTGAGCCCGGCGATGGCGCGCGACTTCCTGGGGCTCGAGGGCGGGCCGGTCCTGGAAAGTCCGGACAAACCCTATCTCATCGCCGAGATCGAGGCGGGCGCGCAAATTCCGGCAAATGTCCGGATGTTCTTCGATCACGGCACGCAGACGCTCGATGCGAATTACGGTCCCGGCCATGCGGCGATCCGCGACTGGCTCCTGGCCCAGGGCCTTTCCGAAGGCGAGGACTTCATTGTCCGGACCTATGAGGGCGCGGCGCACAACGAGGCGTCCTGGCGCGCCCGCGCGGGCGACCAGCTCGCCTTCCTGCTGGCCGGACACTAG
- a CDS encoding glycoside hydrolase family 97 protein — MHATIETRKWKRAAPALACAVFALVCACSPREAAAGQASGDRAPAEAAAIAAPAEILSPDGRLLMRLTQEDGVVRYAVEYDGAPVIAPSRLGFRFVTGPNLENGLSLVSVERDSHEGEWETVYGERRVVTDHYNEIEAVFEADGQPGTRLTLRARLFDTGLGFRYEVERDSPGGETLIADELTEFTFASDGTAWWIPSGEFNRYEYIFHTTPITEVWKAHTPFTARLEDGPYVSIHEAALVDYSGMSVDQERPLVFQASLSPASDGVRVRTGERFVTPWRTIQASDSAVGLVNGSDLILNLNEPNVLEDTSWIEPGKYVGIWWGMHLGQWTWGSGPNHGATTERTRAYIDFAAENGFAGVLVEGWNLGWDGDWFNNGEIIDFTTPYPDFDLEGLAAYAQARGVRLIGHHETSGAVTNYETQMEAAFDLYEANGVRAIKTGYVADAGEILRRDADGIARYEWHDGQFTVNHHQRVIERAAEHRLSINTHEPVKDTGLRRTWPNWMTREGARGQEFNAWGAPPNPPEHVAILPFTRLLAGPMDYTPGIFDLTFERQDGVRGIQHTLAKELALYVVIYSPLQMAADLIENYEAHPQMFQFIRDVPADWENSIALQGEVADYIVMARQERGGADWYLGALTDETPRSIEVALDFLEAGRAYTAEIYRDGPDAHWDSAPYDYVVESREVTAADTLAFDLAASGGVAVRFAAQ; from the coding sequence ATGCACGCGACGATCGAGACACGGAAGTGGAAGCGCGCCGCGCCGGCACTTGCTTGCGCTGTGTTTGCGCTTGTTTGCGCTTGTTCGCCGCGGGAAGCCGCCGCGGGCCAGGCGTCCGGCGATCGCGCGCCCGCCGAAGCCGCCGCGATCGCCGCGCCGGCCGAGATCCTCTCCCCGGACGGGCGCCTCCTCATGCGGCTCACCCAGGAGGACGGCGTCGTGCGCTATGCAGTCGAGTATGACGGCGCGCCGGTCATCGCGCCCTCGCGCCTCGGCTTCCGCTTCGTCACCGGGCCCAATCTCGAGAACGGCCTCTCCCTCGTCTCGGTCGAGCGCGACAGCCACGAGGGCGAGTGGGAGACGGTCTATGGCGAGCGGCGCGTCGTCACCGACCATTACAACGAGATCGAGGCCGTGTTCGAAGCCGACGGCCAGCCGGGCACGCGCCTGACCCTGCGCGCGCGCCTGTTCGATACCGGGCTCGGCTTCCGCTACGAGGTCGAGCGCGACAGCCCGGGCGGAGAGACCCTGATCGCCGACGAGCTGACCGAGTTCACCTTCGCCTCGGACGGGACGGCCTGGTGGATCCCCTCGGGGGAGTTCAACCGCTACGAATACATCTTCCACACCACGCCGATCACCGAGGTCTGGAAGGCGCATACGCCCTTCACCGCGCGGCTCGAGGACGGGCCCTATGTCTCGATCCACGAGGCGGCGCTCGTGGACTATTCGGGCATGTCGGTCGACCAGGAGCGCCCGCTCGTCTTCCAGGCATCGCTGTCGCCGGCCTCCGACGGGGTGCGCGTGCGCACCGGGGAACGCTTCGTCACGCCCTGGCGCACGATCCAGGCCAGCGACAGCGCGGTCGGGCTCGTCAACGGCTCGGACCTGATCCTCAATCTCAACGAGCCGAACGTCCTGGAGGACACCAGCTGGATCGAGCCGGGCAAGTATGTCGGCATCTGGTGGGGCATGCATCTCGGGCAGTGGACCTGGGGCTCGGGTCCCAACCATGGCGCCACGACCGAGCGCACGCGCGCCTATATCGATTTCGCCGCCGAGAACGGATTTGCCGGCGTGCTGGTGGAGGGCTGGAATCTCGGCTGGGACGGGGACTGGTTCAACAATGGCGAGATCATCGACTTCACCACGCCCTATCCCGATTTCGACCTGGAGGGCCTTGCCGCCTACGCTCAGGCGCGCGGGGTTCGCCTGATCGGCCATCACGAAACCTCCGGCGCGGTGACCAATTACGAGACCCAGATGGAGGCCGCCTTCGACCTCTACGAGGCCAACGGCGTGCGCGCCATCAAGACCGGCTATGTCGCCGATGCCGGCGAGATCCTGCGCCGCGATGCGGACGGCATCGCCCGCTACGAATGGCATGACGGCCAGTTCACCGTGAACCACCACCAGCGCGTCATCGAGCGGGCCGCCGAGCACCGCCTGTCGATCAACACCCACGAGCCGGTCAAGGATACCGGGCTGCGCCGCACCTGGCCGAACTGGATGACGCGCGAGGGCGCGCGCGGCCAGGAGTTCAACGCCTGGGGCGCGCCGCCCAACCCGCCCGAGCACGTGGCGATCCTGCCCTTCACCCGCCTGCTCGCCGGGCCGATGGACTACACGCCCGGCATCTTCGACCTCACCTTCGAGCGCCAGGACGGGGTGCGCGGCATCCAGCACACGCTCGCCAAGGAGCTCGCGCTCTACGTGGTGATCTACTCGCCGCTGCAGATGGCCGCCGACCTGATCGAGAACTACGAGGCCCACCCGCAGATGTTCCAGTTCATCCGCGACGTGCCGGCCGACTGGGAGAACTCGATCGCCCTGCAGGGCGAGGTCGCCGACTATATCGTCATGGCCCGCCAGGAACGCGGCGGGGCGGACTGGTATCTCGGCGCGCTGACCGACGAGACCCCCCGCAGCATCGAGGTCGCGCTCGACTTCCTGGAAGCGGGCCGCGCCTACACGGCCGAGATCTATCGCGACGGTCCGGATGCGCACTGGGACAGCGCGCCCTACGACTATGTCGTGGAGTCCCGTGAGGTCACCGCCGCCGACACGCTCGCCTTCGATCTCGCCGCGAGCGGCGGGGTCGCCGTGCGCTTCGCGGCGCAGTGA
- a CDS encoding alpha-amylase family glycosyl hydrolase — protein sequence METASEAPVESREAAQWWRGAVIYQIYPRSFADSNADGIGDLPGITARLDHIASLGVDAVWISPFFTSPMKDFGYDVADYCGVDPIFGTLEDFDALLETAHRLGLKVIIDQVYSHTSDQHAWFRESRESRDNAKADWYVWADPKPDGSPPSNWQSVFGGPAWTWDSRREQYYLHNFLSSQPDLNVHNREVQDALLDTMAFWLDRGVDGFRLDAVNFMMHDPELRDNPVNPSPKKRTRPFDFQHHTRNQSHPDIPRVLERLRTLARSYGDRFLVAEVGGETALEEMKLYTETEARLHSAYGFFYLYAADLTPDLVRRCAAEWDSVEGDGWPAWTFSNHDAPRAVSRWAKGRDRKAFADMLLLLLVSLRGSVFVYQGEELGLPQAEVPFERLQDPEAITNWPQTLGRDGARTPLPWTADAPHAGFSAVEPWLPVDPAHRVLAVDRQDADPDSTLNHARRWLRLRQDHPALREGELVFIGEDADILVFRRGEGREAVLCAFNLGFEEKPWRLPDGWVPVAHVNVADPAGDSLPAMGAVLARRRR from the coding sequence ATGGAAACGGCGTCTGAAGCACCGGTGGAGAGCCGCGAGGCGGCGCAATGGTGGCGCGGCGCGGTGATCTACCAGATCTACCCGCGCAGCTTCGCCGATTCGAACGCGGACGGGATCGGCGATCTTCCCGGCATCACGGCCCGGCTCGACCACATCGCCTCGCTCGGGGTCGACGCGGTCTGGATCTCGCCCTTCTTCACCTCGCCGATGAAGGATTTCGGCTACGACGTCGCGGACTATTGCGGCGTCGATCCGATCTTCGGCACGCTCGAGGACTTCGACGCGCTGCTGGAGACCGCCCACCGCCTGGGCCTGAAGGTCATCATCGACCAGGTCTATTCCCACACCTCCGACCAGCACGCCTGGTTCCGCGAGAGCCGGGAAAGCCGGGACAATGCCAAGGCGGACTGGTATGTCTGGGCGGACCCGAAGCCGGACGGCTCGCCGCCGTCCAACTGGCAGTCGGTGTTCGGCGGGCCGGCCTGGACCTGGGACAGCCGGCGCGAGCAGTACTACCTGCACAACTTTCTCAGTTCGCAGCCCGATCTCAACGTCCACAACCGCGAGGTCCAGGACGCGCTTCTCGACACGATGGCCTTCTGGCTCGACCGCGGCGTGGACGGCTTCCGGCTCGATGCCGTCAATTTCATGATGCACGATCCCGAGCTGCGCGATAACCCGGTCAATCCGAGCCCGAAGAAGCGCACGCGCCCGTTCGACTTCCAGCACCACACGCGCAACCAGTCCCATCCCGACATCCCGAGGGTGCTCGAGCGCCTGCGCACGCTGGCGCGCTCGTATGGCGACCGCTTCCTCGTCGCCGAGGTCGGCGGGGAAACCGCGCTGGAAGAGATGAAGCTCTACACCGAGACCGAGGCGCGCCTGCACTCGGCCTACGGCTTCTTCTACCTCTACGCCGCCGACCTCACGCCCGACCTGGTGCGCCGCTGCGCGGCGGAGTGGGATTCGGTCGAGGGCGACGGCTGGCCGGCCTGGACCTTCTCCAACCACGACGCGCCGCGCGCGGTCTCGCGCTGGGCCAAGGGCCGCGACCGCAAGGCCTTCGCCGACATGCTTCTGCTGCTGCTCGTCTCGCTGCGCGGCAGCGTCTTCGTCTACCAGGGCGAGGAGCTGGGCCTGCCCCAGGCCGAGGTGCCGTTCGAGCGGCTGCAGGATCCCGAGGCGATCACCAACTGGCCCCAGACGCTGGGCCGGGACGGGGCGCGCACGCCCCTGCCCTGGACCGCCGATGCGCCCCATGCCGGCTTCTCCGCCGTCGAGCCCTGGCTTCCCGTCGACCCGGCCCATCGCGTCCTGGCGGTCGACCGTCAGGACGCCGACCCCGACTCCACGCTCAACCATGCGCGCCGCTGGCTGCGCCTGCGCCAGGACCATCCGGCTCTGCGCGAGGGCGAGCTCGTCTTCATCGGCGAGGACGCGGACATCCTGGTGTTCCGGCGCGGGGAGGGGCGCGAGGCGGTACTGTGCGCCTTCAATCTCGGCTTCGAGGAGAAGCCCTGGCGCCTGCCGGACGGCTGGGTCCCGGTCGCCCACGTCAACGTCGCCGACCCGGCCGGCGACAGCCTGCCCGCGATGGGCGCCGTGCTCGCGCGGCGCAGGCGCTGA
- a CDS encoding alpha-amylase family glycosyl hydrolase translates to MTPKLCKSMLLAAAGAMALMACARAQEEAAGPGPAAARAPEDEIIYFLLPDRFENANPDNDRGGFEGGRLDHGHDPTHTGFFHGGDLQGVIERLDYIQGLGATAIWLSPIFENKPVQGEGEMASAGYHGYWITDFLNVDPHIGTREDFRALVEAAHARGMKVYMDIITNHTADVIRYRECHDPEYSGPDAAGEDCAYRAIGDYPWTTRGGPDGEAINDGFLGMDGEHLTAGNFAALTDPRWAYTPYVPEGEEGVKNPAWLNDPIHYNNRGNTRFEGENSVYGDFATLDDLMTTHPRVVEGMIDIYSQWITDFRVDGFRVDTTKHVNIEFWQQFAPAILEHARAQGIEHFHIFGEVYEFDPGQLARFVNEGEVPSVLDFAFQGAARAYVADGQGARVMERFFDEDFAYEGGRATARINPTFLGNHDMGRFSQFVREADPEIPDEELLARTRLAHALMFASRGVPVIYYGDEQGFVSDRGDQGARETLFPSVQDSYVDNDLIGTDASVADENFDTAHPLYAFIAQMAAIRQAHPALRRGELVVRHSDLEGGLLAFSRFDPDTGAEYLAVFNAGEAPRQANVVVNGRSRRFEALAGDCAGEVSAAGSYPVSVPALDFVLCRAVE, encoded by the coding sequence ATGACGCCGAAACTGTGCAAATCCATGCTGCTGGCCGCGGCCGGCGCGATGGCGCTGATGGCCTGCGCACGGGCGCAGGAAGAGGCCGCGGGGCCCGGCCCGGCCGCCGCGCGCGCGCCGGAAGACGAGATCATCTATTTCCTCCTGCCCGACCGGTTCGAGAACGCCAACCCGGACAATGACCGCGGCGGGTTCGAGGGCGGCCGGCTCGATCACGGCCACGACCCGACCCATACCGGCTTCTTCCACGGCGGCGACCTGCAGGGGGTGATCGAGCGGCTGGACTACATCCAGGGCCTCGGCGCGACGGCGATCTGGCTCTCGCCCATCTTCGAGAACAAGCCGGTCCAGGGCGAGGGCGAGATGGCTTCGGCGGGCTATCACGGCTACTGGATCACCGATTTCCTGAATGTCGATCCCCATATCGGCACGCGCGAGGACTTCCGCGCGCTCGTCGAGGCGGCCCATGCCAGGGGGATGAAGGTCTATATGGACATCATCACCAACCACACCGCCGACGTCATCCGCTACCGCGAATGTCACGACCCGGAGTATTCCGGCCCGGACGCGGCGGGTGAGGACTGTGCCTACCGCGCGATCGGCGACTATCCCTGGACGACGCGCGGCGGTCCGGACGGGGAGGCGATCAATGACGGTTTCCTCGGCATGGATGGCGAGCACCTGACGGCGGGGAATTTCGCCGCGCTGACCGATCCGCGCTGGGCCTATACCCCTTACGTGCCCGAGGGCGAGGAGGGCGTGAAGAACCCGGCCTGGCTCAACGATCCGATCCATTACAACAACCGGGGCAATACGCGCTTCGAGGGCGAGAATTCCGTCTACGGCGATTTCGCCACGCTCGACGATCTGATGACGACCCATCCGCGCGTGGTCGAGGGCATGATCGACATCTACAGCCAGTGGATCACCGATTTCCGCGTCGACGGCTTCCGGGTGGACACCACCAAGCACGTCAATATCGAGTTCTGGCAGCAATTCGCGCCGGCCATCCTCGAGCATGCGCGCGCGCAAGGCATCGAGCACTTCCACATCTTCGGCGAGGTCTACGAGTTCGATCCCGGCCAGCTCGCCCGCTTCGTCAACGAGGGTGAGGTGCCCAGCGTGCTCGACTTCGCCTTCCAGGGCGCGGCGCGGGCCTATGTCGCGGACGGGCAGGGCGCGCGCGTCATGGAGCGCTTCTTCGACGAGGATTTCGCCTACGAGGGCGGGCGCGCGACGGCGCGCATCAACCCGACCTTCCTCGGCAATCACGACATGGGCCGCTTCTCCCAGTTCGTGCGCGAGGCCGATCCGGAAATCCCGGACGAGGAGCTGCTTGCGCGCACCCGCCTCGCCCACGCGCTCATGTTTGCCAGCCGCGGCGTGCCGGTGATCTACTATGGCGACGAGCAGGGCTTCGTCTCCGACCGCGGCGACCAGGGCGCGCGCGAGACGCTCTTCCCGAGCGTCCAGGACAGCTATGTCGACAACGATCTCATCGGCACCGATGCGAGCGTGGCGGACGAGAATTTCGACACCGCCCACCCGCTCTACGCCTTCATCGCGCAGATGGCCGCGATCCGCCAGGCCCACCCGGCCCTGCGCCGCGGCGAACTCGTGGTGCGCCACAGCGATCTGGAGGGCGGCCTTCTCGCCTTCTCCCGCTTCGATCCCGACACGGGGGCGGAGTATCTCGCCGTGTTCAATGCGGGCGAGGCGCCGCGTCAGGCGAACGTGGTGGTCAATGGCCGCTCGCGCCGCTTCGAGGCGCTGGCGGGCGACTGCGCGGGCGAGGTCTCTGCGGCCGGAAGCTATCCCGTCAGCGTGCCCGCGCTCGACTTCGTGCTGTGCCGGGCGGTGGAGTAG
- a CDS encoding DUF6445 family protein, which translates to MSGYVVHRIGREGAPVVVVDDFAAEPERLAEAASARPFSRNGIHYPGVRAAAPSAYLGERMDLIRQILVEVFGAVRGAVLAECNFSLVTQDPATLTPIQRLPHFDGADAGRIAVLHYLCGPQMGGTSFYRHVSTGFETITPDRLSAYDAALRADVARAGLPDGYFTAPSPLFEPIFTLPARYNRLAVYRGISLHSGDIPEGFAFDPDPRTGRLTVNTFLQVRP; encoded by the coding sequence GTGAGCGGCTATGTCGTCCACCGCATCGGCCGCGAGGGCGCGCCGGTCGTGGTCGTGGACGATTTCGCGGCCGAGCCGGAACGCCTGGCCGAGGCCGCTTCGGCCAGACCGTTCTCGCGCAACGGAATTCACTATCCCGGCGTGCGCGCCGCGGCGCCTTCGGCCTATCTCGGCGAACGGATGGACCTGATCAGGCAAATCCTTGTCGAGGTGTTCGGCGCGGTGCGCGGGGCGGTGCTCGCCGAGTGCAATTTTTCCCTTGTCACCCAAGACCCTGCGACCCTCACCCCGATCCAGCGCCTGCCCCATTTCGACGGGGCGGACGCGGGCAGGATCGCGGTGCTGCACTATCTGTGCGGGCCGCAAATGGGCGGGACGAGCTTCTACCGGCACGTCTCGACCGGGTTCGAGACGATCACGCCGGACCGGCTCTCCGCCTACGACGCGGCCCTGCGCGCGGACGTCGCGCGCGCGGGGCTGCCGGACGGTTACTTCACCGCGCCCTCGCCACTGTTCGAGCCTATCTTCACGCTACCGGCCCGCTATAACCGGCTCGCGGTCTATCGCGGCATCTCGCTGCATTCGGGGGATATCCCGGAGGGGTTCGCCTTCGATCCCGATCCGCGCACCGGGCGGCTGACGGTGAACACCTTCCTGCAGGTCCGGCCCTAG
- a CDS encoding MFS transporter — MDKPRLSFWQIFNISFGFFGIQIAFALQNANVSRIFQTLGASIEALPVLWLAGPITGLLVQPIVGHFSDRTWGPLGRRRPYFLIGAILSTLALFVMPNSPYLWVAAVTLWILDASINISMEPFRAFVGDMLPSEQRTRGFAMQTIFIGTGAFLASLAPWTLTELFGVSAEAPAGVIPDAVKYSFYIGAVALFLAVGWTVVSSKEYSPEELKKFKEPPGLFRDERLEARAERGAGHYLRSGGGFLLAGLVASWAVHRFDAVATLYILTGGLAVLGALLLFHAGFKAASKTDNFLSHILTDLDAMPLVMRRLAVVQFFSWFGLFIMWVYATPAVTAHHYAALDPTSIAYNEGANWVGVLFAAYNVIAAAWAFVLPVIAKALNRRAAHAINLVLGGLALASFYVITDPTWLWVPMIGIGMAWASILTMPYAILSDSLPAAKMGVYMGIFNFFIVIPQIVVAGLMGPILAYVFDSQAIYAFILAGASFGVAAAALAFVPGRRKVAEAGTSEAVAPL; from the coding sequence ATGGACAAGCCGCGGCTTTCGTTCTGGCAGATCTTCAACATCTCGTTCGGCTTCTTCGGCATCCAGATCGCCTTCGCCCTGCAGAACGCGAATGTCAGCCGGATCTTCCAGACGCTCGGCGCTTCGATCGAGGCCCTGCCCGTGCTCTGGCTCGCGGGACCGATCACGGGCCTGCTCGTCCAGCCCATCGTCGGACATTTCTCCGACCGTACCTGGGGTCCTCTGGGGCGGCGCAGGCCCTATTTCCTCATCGGCGCGATCCTGTCCACGCTCGCCCTCTTCGTCATGCCGAACTCGCCCTATCTGTGGGTCGCGGCGGTGACGCTGTGGATTCTCGACGCCTCGATCAACATCTCGATGGAGCCGTTCCGCGCCTTCGTCGGGGACATGCTGCCGAGCGAGCAGCGCACGCGCGGCTTCGCCATGCAGACCATCTTCATCGGCACCGGCGCCTTCCTCGCCTCGCTCGCCCCGTGGACGCTGACCGAGCTGTTCGGCGTGTCCGCCGAGGCCCCGGCCGGGGTCATCCCCGACGCGGTGAAGTATTCCTTCTACATCGGCGCGGTCGCGCTCTTCCTGGCGGTCGGCTGGACGGTCGTCAGCTCGAAGGAATACTCCCCGGAGGAGCTGAAAAAGTTCAAGGAGCCGCCCGGCCTGTTTCGCGACGAGCGTCTGGAGGCGCGCGCCGAGCGCGGCGCCGGCCATTACCTGCGCTCGGGCGGCGGCTTCCTCCTCGCCGGCCTCGTCGCCAGCTGGGCGGTCCACCGCTTCGACGCGGTCGCGACGCTCTACATCCTCACCGGCGGGCTCGCCGTGCTCGGCGCGCTCCTGCTCTTCCACGCCGGGTTCAAGGCCGCCTCGAAGACCGACAACTTCCTCTCCCACATCCTCACCGATCTCGACGCCATGCCGCTCGTCATGCGCCGGCTCGCGGTGGTGCAGTTCTTCTCCTGGTTCGGCCTGTTCATCATGTGGGTCTACGCCACCCCGGCCGTCACCGCCCACCACTATGCCGCGCTCGACCCGACCTCGATCGCGTATAACGAGGGGGCCAACTGGGTGGGCGTGCTGTTCGCGGCCTACAACGTCATCGCGGCGGCCTGGGCCTTCGTCCTGCCGGTGATCGCGAAGGCGCTGAACCGGCGCGCGGCGCACGCGATCAACCTGGTGCTCGGCGGGCTGGCGCTCGCGAGCTTCTACGTGATCACCGACCCGACATGGCTGTGGGTTCCGATGATCGGGATCGGCATGGCCTGGGCCTCGATCCTGACCATGCCCTACGCGATCCTGTCGGACTCCCTGCCGGCGGCGAAGATGGGCGTCTACATGGGCATCTTCAATTTCTTCATCGTCATCCCGCAGATCGTCGTCGCGGGACTGATGGGCCCGATCCTGGCCTATGTCTTCGACAGCCAGGCGATCTACGCCTTCATCCTGGCCGGCGCCTCGTTCGGCGTGGCCGCCGCCGCGCTCGCCTTCGTGCCGGGCCGCAGGAAGGTCGCCGAAGCGGGAACGAGCGAGGCAGTGGCCCCGCTGTAA
- a CDS encoding LacI family DNA-binding transcriptional regulator gives MTKKTTRLEDLAERAGVSVSTASRALNDSPAVSMRTKRAIWQLAREMDYPFRRHMPAGPIGAKATVSIVVPKPQGRGAQLSDPFFFELLAGVGDAARERDCDIHVSHVAPASFEDLHAAMTTHRADGVIFVGQSALHHAFNQLAESETQFVVWGAELPEQNYCSVGSDNLLGGERATQHLARLGRERIVFLGETEAPEAMQRYRGYRTALSRAKLAEDPDLLVPAHFSLQSAQSAIEALLARGVAFDGVIAASDVMALGALRALHRAGKRVPHDVSLVGYDNISYARYSEPALTTVDQDVANAGRLMLAKLLDGQRGAIARSERLATDLIVRESCGA, from the coding sequence ATGACCAAGAAGACCACGCGGCTGGAGGATCTCGCCGAGCGGGCCGGGGTGTCGGTGTCGACCGCCTCGCGCGCGCTCAACGATTCCCCGGCCGTCTCGATGCGCACCAAGCGGGCGATCTGGCAGCTCGCGCGCGAGATGGACTATCCCTTCCGCCGCCACATGCCGGCCGGCCCGATCGGGGCGAAGGCGACGGTCTCGATCGTGGTGCCCAAGCCGCAGGGGCGGGGCGCGCAGCTCTCCGACCCGTTCTTCTTCGAGCTGCTGGCAGGCGTCGGCGACGCGGCGCGCGAGCGCGATTGCGACATCCATGTCAGCCACGTCGCGCCGGCGAGCTTCGAGGACCTGCACGCGGCGATGACCACCCACCGCGCGGACGGGGTGATCTTCGTCGGCCAGAGCGCGCTGCACCACGCCTTCAACCAGCTCGCCGAGAGCGAGACGCAGTTCGTGGTCTGGGGCGCGGAGCTGCCCGAGCAGAACTACTGCTCGGTCGGCAGCGACAACCTGCTGGGCGGGGAGCGCGCGACGCAGCATCTCGCCCGCCTCGGGCGCGAGCGCATCGTCTTCCTCGGCGAGACCGAGGCGCCCGAGGCGATGCAGCGCTATCGCGGCTACCGCACCGCGCTGTCGCGCGCGAAGCTCGCCGAGGACCCCGACCTGCTCGTGCCGGCCCATTTCTCGCTGCAGTCGGCGCAGAGCGCGATCGAGGCGCTGCTCGCGCGCGGGGTGGCCTTCGACGGGGTGATCGCGGCGAGCGACGTGATGGCGCTCGGCGCGCTGCGGGCGCTGCACCGGGCGGGAAAGCGCGTGCCGCACGATGTGAGCCTGGTCGGCTACGACAACATCTCCTACGCGCGCTACAGCGAGCCGGCCCTGACCACGGTCGACCAGGACGTGGCCAATGCCGGCCGGCTGATGCTCGCCAAGCTGCTCGACGGCCAGCGCGGCGCCATCGCGCGCTCCGAGCGCCTGGCGACCGACCTCATCGTGCGGGAGTCCTGCGGCGCCTGA